A window of the Streptomyces sp. JB150 genome harbors these coding sequences:
- a CDS encoding Rieske (2Fe-2S) protein — translation MGQNRLLRVLDGLERDGRADAVIDAVGRGVRALPLGGVRDALHGRWLGHPVHPLMVQVPIGSWLSAGVLDLRPGRSREAGLLIGVGLAAAVPAALAGAVDWAELHRPQQRVGLVHALANTAAVGLYAASLACRVKGRAGAGRSLGFLGMAAVATGGLLGGHLAYRQASGANHAEEVPHVVSPGWHRIGAVAEFPAGQAVRRSVDDVPVLVVRESGGELHVLADRCSHLAGPLSEGTIEDGCVRCPWHGSVFRLSDGWNVRGPATAPQPAFDARIVDGHVEVRLPTPDREVSGRQQVYR, via the coding sequence ATGGGTCAGAACCGGCTGTTGCGGGTGCTGGACGGGCTGGAGCGGGACGGGCGCGCCGATGCGGTGATCGACGCGGTCGGCCGGGGGGTGCGGGCGCTGCCGCTGGGCGGTGTGCGGGACGCGCTGCACGGGAGGTGGCTCGGGCATCCGGTGCATCCGCTGATGGTGCAGGTGCCGATCGGCAGCTGGCTGTCCGCGGGCGTACTGGACCTGCGTCCGGGGCGTTCGCGGGAGGCCGGGCTGCTGATCGGCGTCGGGCTGGCGGCCGCGGTGCCCGCCGCGCTGGCGGGGGCCGTGGACTGGGCGGAGCTGCACCGCCCGCAGCAGCGGGTCGGCCTGGTGCACGCGCTGGCCAACACGGCGGCCGTCGGACTGTACGCCGCGTCGCTCGCCTGCCGCGTGAAGGGCCGCGCGGGCGCCGGCCGGAGCCTCGGCTTCCTGGGGATGGCGGCTGTCGCGACGGGCGGCCTGCTCGGCGGCCACCTGGCCTACCGGCAGGCGTCCGGCGCGAACCACGCCGAGGAGGTTCCGCACGTCGTCTCGCCGGGCTGGCACCGGATCGGGGCCGTGGCCGAGTTCCCGGCCGGGCAGGCGGTGCGGCGCAGCGTGGACGACGTGCCCGTCCTGGTCGTGCGCGAGTCCGGCGGGGAGCTGCACGTGCTGGCCGACCGGTGCAGCCATCTGGCGGGGCCGCTGTCCGAGGGGACCATCGAGGACGGGTGTGTGCGGTGCCCGTGGCACGGGAGCGTCTTCCGGCTCTCGGACGGCTGGAACGTACGCGGCCCGGCCACCGCTCCGCAGCCCGCGTTCGACGCCCGGATCGTCGACGGCCATGTGGAGGTGCGCCTGCCCACCCCGGATCGTGAGGTGAGCGGGCGCCAGCAGGTTTATCGCTGA
- a CDS encoding nuclear transport factor 2 family protein, translated as MHRTHPNAALVRTCLAAVSKGDPDAWLACYTTDAVSEDVPLGSVWRGHTQLDAGVRSWLEAIPDTRMQVHTVSAGDRAGACEWTMTGTLHGALDGLPAELAASAKGKSFTMRGATVYRFSEDGRIAHETLYWDVAGVLTQFGLMGT; from the coding sequence ATGCACCGCACGCACCCCAACGCAGCCCTGGTCCGCACCTGCCTCGCGGCTGTCAGCAAGGGCGACCCGGATGCCTGGCTCGCCTGTTACACCACCGACGCGGTCTCCGAGGACGTCCCCCTGGGCTCGGTCTGGAGGGGGCACACCCAACTCGATGCCGGCGTACGGTCCTGGCTTGAGGCGATACCCGACACCCGCATGCAGGTGCACACCGTCTCCGCCGGCGACCGGGCCGGTGCCTGCGAGTGGACCATGACCGGTACCCTTCACGGCGCCCTCGACGGCTTGCCCGCGGAGCTGGCCGCTTCGGCGAAGGGCAAGTCCTTCACCATGCGCGGTGCGACGGTGTACCGCTTCTCCGAAGACGGCCGTATCGCACACGAGACCCTGTACTGGGACGTCGCCGGTGTCCTGACCCAGTTCGGCCTCATGGGGACCTGA
- a CDS encoding AMP-binding protein, which translates to MDVVRWPEADAERYRKAGYWQGRPLGDFLAGHARTIGASTALVANAEQLTYADLDRRAGHLAAGLASLGITAGDRIVVQLPNTPDFFVLLFAALRLGAVPVLGLPAYRRSEAVHLSRHSGAVAYVVPAVDATSGFDYRRLAQEVREQAPGLRHVLVAGDPGPHTALTDVERAGRQAGAVRFPAPDPQDPAVLLVSGGTTGLPKLIPRTHDDYAYNVRASAELCGFDSATVYLAALPVAHNFALACPGALGTLRAGGTVVLAGSADPDTAFPLIERHRVTVTAVVPPLAALWSQAAEWSPDDLGSLSLLQVGGARLSPDVARQVRSALGCELQQVFGMAEGLLSMTRPGDDEERTATTQGRPLSPDDEIRVVGADGADLPPGEVGELLTRGPYTLRGYWRAPEYNRTAFTDDGFYRTGDLVRVLPGGDIVIEGRKKDLVNRGGDKVSSDELEGHLRAHPAVLDAAVVPVPDDYLGERTCAWIVLREGRTDFGDKGLDTFLDERGLAPYKKPDLVRIVDVLPVTGVGKVDKRALARRATENPADAP; encoded by the coding sequence GTGGACGTGGTTCGATGGCCCGAGGCGGACGCGGAGCGGTACCGGAAGGCCGGCTACTGGCAGGGGCGCCCGCTGGGCGACTTCCTCGCCGGGCACGCCCGGACGATCGGGGCGTCCACCGCCCTCGTCGCGAACGCCGAGCAGCTCACCTACGCCGACCTGGACCGCCGGGCCGGCCACCTCGCCGCCGGCCTGGCGAGCCTCGGCATCACCGCCGGGGACCGGATCGTCGTCCAGCTCCCCAACACGCCTGACTTCTTCGTCCTGCTCTTCGCCGCGCTGCGGCTCGGCGCCGTCCCGGTGCTCGGCCTGCCGGCCTACCGCAGGAGCGAAGCCGTCCATCTGAGCCGCCACAGCGGAGCCGTGGCGTATGTCGTCCCCGCCGTCGACGCCACGTCCGGCTTCGACTACCGCCGACTCGCCCAGGAAGTACGTGAGCAGGCGCCCGGGCTGCGCCATGTCCTCGTCGCCGGTGATCCGGGCCCGCACACGGCGCTCACCGACGTCGAACGGGCGGGCCGGCAGGCCGGAGCGGTCCGGTTCCCCGCACCCGACCCGCAGGACCCGGCCGTCCTGCTCGTCTCTGGCGGCACCACGGGGCTGCCCAAACTCATCCCGCGCACCCACGACGACTACGCCTACAACGTCCGGGCCAGTGCCGAGCTGTGCGGCTTCGACTCCGCCACCGTCTACCTCGCGGCCCTGCCCGTCGCACACAACTTCGCCCTCGCCTGCCCCGGCGCGCTCGGTACGCTCCGGGCGGGCGGGACCGTGGTGCTCGCCGGCTCCGCCGACCCGGACACGGCGTTCCCGCTGATCGAGCGCCACCGGGTAACCGTGACGGCCGTGGTCCCGCCGCTCGCCGCCCTGTGGTCGCAGGCCGCCGAGTGGAGCCCCGACGACCTCGGCAGCCTCAGCCTGCTCCAGGTGGGCGGGGCGCGGCTCTCCCCGGACGTCGCCCGGCAGGTGCGCTCCGCCCTCGGCTGTGAACTCCAGCAGGTGTTCGGCATGGCCGAGGGGCTGCTGAGCATGACCCGGCCGGGCGACGACGAGGAGCGCACCGCCACCACCCAGGGCCGACCGCTCTCCCCCGACGACGAGATCCGTGTCGTCGGCGCCGACGGCGCGGACCTGCCGCCGGGGGAGGTCGGGGAGCTGCTGACGCGCGGTCCGTACACCCTGCGCGGCTACTGGCGGGCGCCCGAGTACAACCGCACCGCCTTCACCGACGACGGCTTCTACCGCACCGGCGATCTCGTGCGGGTGCTGCCCGGCGGGGACATCGTCATCGAGGGCCGCAAGAAGGACCTCGTCAACCGGGGTGGCGACAAGGTCTCCTCGGACGAGCTGGAAGGGCACCTGCGGGCTCACCCCGCGGTGCTGGACGCGGCCGTGGTGCCCGTCCCCGACGACTACCTCGGCGAGCGCACCTGCGCCTGGATCGTGCTGCGCGAGGGCCGCACCGACTTCGGGGACAAGGGGCTCGACACCTTTCTCGACGAGCGCGGCCTCGCCCCGTACAAGAAGCCGGACCTCGTCCGGATCGTCGACGTCCTGCCCGTGACGGGCGTCGGCAAGGTCGACAAGCGTGCTCTCGCTCGGCGTGCGACCGAGAACCCGGCCGACGCGCCCTGA
- a CDS encoding prolyl oligopeptidase family serine peptidase, with translation MATDPRHQVTGGHHDIQAGDPHTRTGDHGGARPGDHQDARSGDHQDARSGDHQDARSGDHEGARPGDHQDARPGARGTGAAPRPAPARAPAARLGPESVTPLGPETATPLVPAPVRLADGPARDAHDAAHAPVPAPAPAPEPLPLPDAGGPRDAVTRLRAHGCWYPSANPQGTETAFICDRGGVPQLWAGPVDGDAVRLLDSSPDPVVEVSWSPDGRWIAYTTAPGGGEHTRVLCVRPDGTGRRILAGADPAGSAHLGCWAHDGSAVAVTFAAPTTGGYGGVTGQFPADDGRTGGRTSAPVTRPPADWAERDGHATLLGPNPDGPPPGTAPSTPSPAARPEGGLSVYLIDPDGLASPVLLTTETHAASLRACDLSPDGTLALLRRGPRGRREAVVLRTADSVTTFALPVADGDPWIGRFSPEGRTLWLRSNADREFAALLAVALDPDGRPLGVSVRAERENSDLELLALDHDGRTAALAWNKQGASELELVETSPAGRTAPDADATGPARPLPLPHEVVTRVTAAGTGRLLLALSGSQRKPGVWWAHEGVSLLRTPWSSLDEDAVPPGRPPVRPVPLRLTARDGLPLSGWYYRAPGRSPDEPAPCVIHLHGGPEEQERPVFHPLYHELTGRGLDVFAPDVRGSLGHGRSFVDADLGAGRFAALDDVADCAAHAVTAGPADPTRLAVMGRSYGGYLTFASLVWHPDLFRTGVAVCGMSDFLTFFAGTEPWIAESAAHKYGHPERDRELLRALSPMTRIDALRAPLLAVHGEHDTNVPPGESRQFVRAARERGVHAELLTLRDEGHDFLRADNRRLFRRAAADWLERHLQ, from the coding sequence ATGGCTACAGACCCACGGCATCAGGTGACCGGCGGCCACCACGACATCCAGGCCGGCGACCCGCACACGCGGACCGGCGACCACGGGGGCGCTCGGCCCGGCGATCACCAGGACGCCCGGTCCGGCGATCACCAGGACGCCCGGTCCGGCGATCACCAGGACGCCCGGTCCGGCGACCACGAGGGCGCTCGGCCCGGCGATCACCAGGACGCCCGGCCCGGCGCCCGGGGCACGGGGGCGGCGCCACGCCCGGCGCCCGCCCGCGCCCCCGCCGCCAGGCTCGGCCCGGAGTCCGTCACCCCGCTCGGCCCGGAGACGGCCACCCCGCTCGTCCCGGCACCCGTCCGGCTCGCCGACGGTCCGGCGCGGGACGCGCACGACGCCGCTCACGCCCCCGTGCCCGCGCCGGCCCCCGCCCCCGAGCCCCTGCCGCTGCCCGACGCGGGCGGTCCGCGGGACGCCGTCACCCGTCTGCGCGCCCACGGCTGCTGGTACCCCTCCGCGAACCCCCAGGGCACCGAGACGGCCTTCATCTGCGACCGGGGCGGCGTCCCCCAGCTGTGGGCCGGTCCGGTCGACGGCGACGCGGTACGGCTGCTCGACTCCTCGCCGGATCCGGTCGTCGAGGTGTCCTGGTCGCCGGACGGCCGCTGGATCGCGTACACCACCGCGCCGGGCGGCGGCGAGCACACCCGGGTGCTGTGCGTCCGTCCGGACGGCACCGGCCGCCGCATCCTGGCCGGCGCCGACCCGGCCGGCTCCGCGCACCTGGGCTGCTGGGCACACGACGGCTCGGCCGTCGCCGTCACCTTCGCCGCCCCCACCACCGGCGGGTACGGCGGCGTCACGGGACAGTTCCCGGCGGACGACGGACGCACCGGCGGCCGGACCTCCGCCCCGGTCACCCGGCCGCCCGCCGACTGGGCGGAGCGGGACGGCCACGCGACCCTCCTCGGCCCCAACCCCGACGGACCACCGCCCGGCACCGCACCGTCGACACCCTCCCCGGCGGCCCGTCCGGAAGGCGGCCTGTCCGTCTACCTGATCGACCCCGACGGCCTGGCCTCGCCCGTGCTCCTCACCACCGAGACGCACGCCGCCTCCCTGCGCGCCTGCGACCTCAGCCCCGACGGCACCCTCGCCCTGCTGCGGCGCGGCCCGCGCGGACGCCGCGAGGCGGTCGTGCTGCGCACCGCCGACTCGGTGACGACGTTCGCCCTGCCGGTCGCCGACGGCGACCCGTGGATCGGCCGGTTCTCGCCCGAGGGCCGGACCCTGTGGCTGCGCAGCAACGCCGACCGCGAGTTCGCGGCGCTCCTCGCCGTCGCCCTGGACCCCGACGGCCGGCCGCTCGGCGTGTCCGTGCGGGCCGAGCGCGAGAACAGCGACCTCGAACTCCTGGCGCTGGACCACGACGGCCGTACGGCCGCCCTCGCCTGGAACAAGCAGGGCGCGAGCGAACTCGAACTCGTCGAGACCTCCCCGGCCGGACGGACGGCCCCCGACGCCGACGCCACCGGCCCGGCACGCCCCCTCCCGCTGCCCCACGAGGTCGTCACCCGCGTGACCGCCGCCGGGACCGGACGCCTGCTGCTCGCGCTCTCCGGCTCCCAGCGCAAGCCCGGCGTCTGGTGGGCGCACGAGGGCGTGTCCCTGCTCCGCACCCCGTGGTCCTCCCTGGACGAGGACGCCGTACCGCCGGGCCGCCCCCCGGTACGCCCGGTCCCGCTGCGGCTGACGGCACGCGACGGCCTGCCCCTGAGCGGCTGGTACTACCGGGCACCGGGGCGCTCACCCGACGAACCGGCCCCCTGCGTGATCCACCTGCACGGCGGGCCGGAGGAACAGGAACGCCCGGTGTTCCACCCGCTCTACCACGAGCTGACCGGGCGCGGCCTGGACGTCTTCGCCCCCGACGTGCGCGGCTCCCTGGGCCACGGCCGGTCGTTCGTCGACGCCGACCTGGGCGCGGGCCGCTTCGCCGCGCTCGACGACGTCGCCGACTGCGCCGCCCACGCCGTCACCGCCGGCCCCGCCGACCCGACCCGGCTGGCCGTGATGGGCCGCTCCTACGGCGGCTACCTCACGTTCGCCTCGCTGGTCTGGCACCCGGACCTGTTCCGCACCGGGGTCGCCGTCTGCGGCATGTCGGACTTCCTCACCTTCTTCGCCGGTACCGAGCCGTGGATCGCGGAGTCGGCGGCGCACAAGTACGGCCACCCCGAGCGCGACCGGGAGCTGCTGCGCGCCCTGTCACCGATGACCCGCATCGACGCGCTGCGCGCCCCGCTGCTGGCGGTCCACGGCGAACACGACACCAACGTGCCGCCCGGCGAGTCCCGGCAGTTCGTACGGGCCGCGCGGGAACGCGGCGTCCACGCCGAACTCCTCACCCTGCGCGATGAGGGTCACGACTTCCTGCGCGCGGACAACCGGCGCCTGTTCCGGCGGGCCGCCGCCGACTGGCTGGAACGGCACCTCCAGTGA
- a CDS encoding salicylate synthase yields MPTTTASPRTARTPFTGSPVQAATRLARAGAHEQYVVYERDGAWWYAGGVRASLVVDRTRVTLDHAGDRTVTSWHGDPLRTVHQLLSSLPFAHWRAYGWVTFELSYALAGDTAGLGDEPLLHLVIPEAEVRLAADGAEILSGDPDDERKLLALLATADTVAEAAEFTPVSVDLREPVEGAYHRSVARAVELIRAGDLQKVILSRTVPVDRELDLPATYLAGRSVNSPARSFLLNLGGIEAVGFSPETVVEVCPDGRVSTQPLAGTRALSGDASQDAARRAELLTNAKEIYEHAISVQVAWDEMAAVCREGSVRAEEFMTVKERGSVQHLASRVTGELPYGERGPWPALAAVFPAVTASGVPKSAAYRVIRELEGGPRGLYSGAVLTVGDDGSLDAALVLRTAFRQQGRTWLRAGAGIVEQSTPDREFEETCEKLRSVSRSLVPATGSH; encoded by the coding sequence ATGCCCACGACCACCGCGTCGCCCCGCACCGCCCGCACCCCCTTCACCGGCAGTCCCGTGCAGGCGGCGACCCGACTGGCTCGGGCGGGAGCGCACGAGCAGTACGTGGTGTACGAGCGCGACGGTGCCTGGTGGTACGCCGGCGGCGTCCGGGCGTCCCTCGTGGTCGACCGGACCCGGGTGACCCTCGACCACGCGGGCGACCGTACTGTCACGTCGTGGCACGGCGATCCGCTGCGGACCGTCCACCAGCTGCTGTCGTCACTGCCGTTCGCACACTGGCGCGCCTACGGCTGGGTGACCTTCGAGCTGTCGTACGCCCTCGCCGGGGACACTGCGGGCCTCGGCGACGAGCCACTGCTGCACCTGGTGATCCCCGAGGCTGAAGTGCGTCTCGCGGCGGACGGCGCCGAGATCCTGAGCGGCGACCCGGACGACGAGCGCAAGCTGCTCGCCCTGCTGGCCACGGCCGACACCGTGGCGGAGGCAGCGGAGTTCACGCCGGTCTCCGTCGACCTGCGGGAACCCGTCGAGGGCGCCTACCACCGGTCCGTGGCCCGTGCCGTCGAGCTGATCCGCGCGGGCGACCTGCAGAAGGTGATCCTGTCCCGCACCGTGCCGGTGGACCGGGAGCTGGACCTGCCCGCCACCTACCTGGCCGGGCGCTCCGTCAACTCGCCCGCGCGATCCTTCCTGCTGAACCTCGGCGGCATCGAGGCGGTCGGCTTCAGCCCGGAAACCGTGGTGGAGGTCTGTCCCGACGGCCGCGTGTCCACCCAGCCGCTGGCCGGCACCCGAGCGCTCAGCGGGGACGCGTCCCAGGACGCGGCACGCCGGGCCGAACTGCTGACGAACGCCAAGGAGATCTACGAGCACGCCATCTCGGTGCAGGTGGCATGGGACGAGATGGCGGCCGTCTGCCGTGAGGGCTCGGTGCGCGCCGAGGAGTTCATGACGGTCAAGGAACGCGGGAGTGTGCAGCACCTCGCTTCCCGGGTGACCGGCGAACTGCCGTACGGAGAGCGAGGGCCGTGGCCGGCGCTGGCCGCGGTCTTCCCGGCCGTGACCGCCTCAGGCGTACCGAAGTCCGCCGCCTACCGGGTGATCCGGGAGCTGGAGGGCGGCCCGCGCGGCCTGTACAGCGGTGCCGTGCTCACCGTCGGCGACGACGGCTCCCTGGACGCCGCGCTGGTGCTGCGCACCGCCTTCCGGCAGCAGGGGCGCACCTGGCTGCGTGCGGGTGCCGGAATAGTCGAGCAGTCCACGCCGGACCGGGAGTTCGAGGAGACCTGCGAGAAGCTGCGCAGTGTCTCACGGAGCCTGGTACCGGCCACGGGCTCGCACTGA
- a CDS encoding glutamate--cysteine ligase: protein MATIGVEEEYLLLDPVTGVPVPFAEKVRMAADVARLTGGREVQCELLQAQVEVATPVCGSLDEVGGHLLRLRHAMAAAAETHGCRIAAVATPPLRDALHPVAVTDHARYRAMLAQAPQLVAEQLVNGMHVHVAVPSREAGVQVLNRLRLWLPTLTAMSANSPLWDGHDTGFASWRTVVFGRWPVAGLPPVFRDLEDYERRVRRLLDCGLISDTGQLYWQARLSERYPTIEVRCLDVQLRADEAVMFAGVVRALVETALAQATAGEPVPDCPPEYLQGAMWHAARHGLSGTLIDPSEGARRAGDVLCGLLRHIGPALDASGDTREVTALVHRLLQQGTGADRQRAALTAGGPRAAVDLIVRESGY from the coding sequence ATGGCGACGATCGGTGTGGAAGAGGAGTACCTGCTGCTCGACCCCGTCACGGGCGTGCCGGTGCCGTTCGCGGAGAAAGTGCGCATGGCCGCGGACGTGGCTCGTCTGACGGGCGGGCGGGAGGTGCAGTGCGAGCTGCTCCAGGCGCAGGTCGAGGTGGCCACACCCGTGTGCGGCAGCCTCGACGAGGTCGGCGGGCATCTCCTGCGGCTGCGGCACGCCATGGCCGCCGCGGCCGAGACGCACGGCTGCCGGATCGCGGCCGTGGCGACGCCGCCGCTGCGCGACGCGCTGCACCCCGTGGCCGTCACCGACCACGCCCGCTACCGCGCCATGCTCGCGCAGGCGCCGCAACTGGTCGCCGAGCAGCTGGTCAACGGCATGCACGTCCACGTGGCGGTGCCCAGCCGGGAAGCGGGCGTGCAGGTGCTGAACAGGCTGCGGCTGTGGCTGCCCACGCTGACGGCGATGTCGGCGAACTCCCCGCTGTGGGACGGCCACGACACCGGCTTCGCCAGCTGGCGCACGGTTGTCTTCGGCCGCTGGCCGGTGGCCGGCCTGCCGCCGGTCTTCCGCGACCTGGAGGACTACGAGCGGCGCGTGCGGCGGCTGCTCGACTGCGGGCTGATCTCGGACACCGGCCAGCTGTACTGGCAGGCGCGGCTCTCCGAGCGTTACCCCACCATCGAGGTGCGCTGTCTGGACGTACAGCTGCGGGCCGACGAGGCGGTGATGTTCGCCGGTGTCGTGCGGGCGCTCGTGGAGACGGCGCTGGCGCAGGCCACCGCGGGTGAGCCCGTGCCGGACTGCCCGCCGGAGTACCTGCAGGGCGCGATGTGGCACGCGGCGCGGCACGGCCTGAGCGGCACCCTGATCGACCCGTCGGAGGGCGCGCGCCGCGCCGGGGACGTGCTGTGCGGGCTGCTGCGGCACATCGGCCCGGCACTGGACGCCTCCGGCGACACCCGGGAGGTCACCGCGCTGGTCCACCGGCTGCTCCAGCAGGGCACCGGCGCGGACCGGCAGCGCGCCGCGCTCACCGCGGGCGGTCCGCGGGCCGCCGTCGACCTGATCGTCCGCGAGAGCGGTTACTGA
- a CDS encoding DHA2 family efflux MFS transporter permease subunit, whose amino-acid sequence MPAVPSPSPAPAVSGGPGHPLRWPILAVLCLSLLIVGLDVTVLNVALPTLVDELGASTSELQWMVDIYSLMAAGLMLFAGSTADRFGRKPVFLAGLVLFTSASAVAAFSDSTAQLVTARGVMGVGEALIMPATLSIIGTVFTDPAERMKAIGLWSAMIGVGLALGPLVGGWLLGRFWWGSVFLINVPIGVVALLVALKIVPNSRAAVSKRLDLEGAVLSVLGIGTLLWAIIEGPVKGWSSTPVLAAFGAAAVLLVAFLVRERTAREPMLPLSIFAHRRLAVGNVLVFLGLLSLLGALFVLVQYLQFVLGYDAGETGLRIAPTALVILIAAPLASFLGQHLGTRWLAAMGLVFAGVSLLILATTGDGDGYGRVLTAMLFLGFGAGFIIGPTSDAIVGSLPDDDLGVGSATNSAAVQLGAALGVAVLGSLLSGTYRAELKDSAAGAALPEQALTTAEDSVGAALAVADHLPGQAGQALTEAARSAYVSGMTPSMITGAVVAAAGVVVALLLFPQGKSTSGATADEPENRTTAPV is encoded by the coding sequence GTGCCCGCCGTACCGTCCCCCTCCCCAGCCCCCGCCGTGTCCGGCGGGCCAGGGCACCCACTGCGCTGGCCGATCCTGGCCGTGCTGTGTCTCAGCCTGCTGATCGTCGGCCTCGACGTCACCGTGCTGAACGTGGCCCTGCCTACGCTCGTCGACGAACTCGGCGCCTCCACCAGTGAGTTGCAGTGGATGGTGGACATCTACAGCCTCATGGCGGCCGGTCTGATGCTCTTCGCGGGCAGCACGGCCGACCGCTTCGGGCGCAAGCCGGTCTTCCTGGCGGGCCTGGTCCTCTTCACGAGCGCCTCCGCCGTGGCCGCGTTCTCCGACAGCACGGCCCAACTTGTCACAGCGCGCGGCGTCATGGGGGTCGGTGAAGCGCTCATCATGCCGGCGACCCTCTCCATCATCGGCACCGTCTTCACCGACCCGGCGGAGCGGATGAAGGCGATCGGTCTCTGGTCCGCGATGATCGGTGTCGGTCTGGCACTGGGCCCCCTGGTCGGCGGCTGGCTGCTCGGCCGCTTCTGGTGGGGCTCTGTCTTCCTGATCAACGTCCCGATCGGCGTGGTGGCGCTCCTGGTGGCGCTCAAGATCGTGCCCAACTCACGCGCGGCCGTGTCGAAACGGCTCGACCTGGAGGGCGCCGTGCTCTCCGTCCTCGGCATCGGCACCCTCCTGTGGGCAATCATCGAAGGACCCGTCAAGGGCTGGAGCAGCACTCCGGTGCTGGCCGCCTTCGGTGCCGCCGCGGTGCTGCTCGTTGCCTTCCTGGTCCGCGAGCGCACCGCGCGAGAGCCGATGTTGCCGCTGTCGATCTTCGCTCACCGGCGGCTGGCCGTCGGCAACGTCCTGGTCTTCCTGGGGCTGCTGTCGCTGCTCGGGGCGCTGTTCGTGCTGGTGCAGTACCTCCAGTTCGTGCTCGGTTACGACGCGGGGGAGACCGGTCTGCGCATCGCGCCCACCGCCCTGGTCATCCTGATCGCGGCCCCGCTCGCGTCCTTCCTCGGACAGCACCTGGGCACACGGTGGCTCGCCGCCATGGGCCTGGTGTTCGCGGGCGTCTCCTTGTTGATCCTGGCGACCACGGGGGACGGCGACGGCTATGGCCGAGTGCTGACCGCCATGCTCTTCCTGGGTTTCGGCGCCGGGTTCATCATCGGCCCGACCAGCGACGCCATCGTGGGCTCGCTCCCGGATGACGACCTGGGCGTCGGCTCGGCCACCAACAGCGCCGCCGTCCAGCTCGGTGCGGCGCTCGGCGTGGCCGTCCTCGGCAGCCTGCTGTCCGGGACCTACCGCGCGGAGTTGAAGGACAGCGCGGCCGGCGCCGCCCTCCCGGAACAGGCCCTCACCACGGCGGAGGACTCCGTCGGCGCCGCGCTCGCCGTCGCCGATCACCTGCCGGGCCAGGCCGGTCAGGCGCTCACCGAGGCGGCGCGCTCCGCGTATGTCTCCGGGATGACTCCCTCCATGATCACTGGAGCCGTCGTCGCCGCCGCGGGTGTCGTTGTGGCCCTTTTGCTCTTCCCCCAAGGCAAGAGCACCAGTGGGGCCACGGCCGATGAGCCGGAGAACCGGACGACAGCTCCCGTCTGA
- a CDS encoding TetR family transcriptional regulator → MSAPQKKVHRTTPSTSREGTRRRADAERSIASILAAALECFRQDPHVSLAAVASAAGVSRVTLYAHFSSREALLDAVLAHSVEQADAALQAQHLEEGPAAQAFSRLVRSSWRILERHAFLLAASEGVIAPARRRVHHRKVLDRVERTLVRGQEEGAFRTDLPLAWLVTTFYSLLHAAAAEADARHLKAKDVPDVLDRTLSSMLRITEPD, encoded by the coding sequence ATGTCCGCGCCGCAGAAGAAGGTACACCGCACCACACCCTCCACCAGCCGGGAGGGAACACGCCGCCGAGCCGACGCGGAGCGCAGCATCGCATCCATCCTGGCCGCCGCGCTCGAATGCTTCCGCCAGGACCCGCACGTGAGTCTGGCAGCGGTGGCCAGTGCGGCCGGTGTCAGCCGCGTCACGCTGTACGCGCACTTCTCGTCCCGAGAGGCCCTGCTGGACGCGGTACTCGCGCACTCCGTCGAGCAGGCGGACGCCGCCCTCCAGGCCCAGCATCTCGAGGAGGGGCCGGCAGCCCAGGCGTTCTCCCGTCTCGTCCGCTCCAGCTGGCGCATTCTGGAACGGCACGCCTTCCTGCTTGCCGCTTCGGAGGGCGTGATCGCCCCGGCCCGCCGCCGCGTTCACCACAGGAAGGTCCTCGACCGCGTGGAGCGCACGCTGGTGCGCGGTCAGGAGGAGGGCGCCTTCCGCACCGACCTTCCGCTGGCCTGGCTGGTGACCACCTTCTACAGCCTGCTGCACGCGGCGGCCGCCGAGGCCGACGCCCGGCATCTCAAGGCCAAGGACGTCCCCGACGTGCTCGACCGCACGCTCTCCTCGATGCTGCGGATCACAGAACCCGACTGA